Part of the Sinorhizobium sp. BG8 genome, ATGACCATCGCGGTCGGCAGCCCCTTCGCGATGTCTGCGGCAAAGCCCGGACCGGACAGCACGGCAACATGCCTGCCGGGCAATTCCTCTTCCAGCACCTCCGTCAGCAGGCGACCGGACGACTTCTCCATGCCCTTGGCGCATATCGCTACCGATGCCTGGGGATCAAGATAGGACGCCAGTTCCCGCGCCGCCGTTCTCTGCGCCTGCGAGGGCATGGCAAAGAGTACGATGGGTGCGCCTTGAAGAACCGTCGGATCGATAGACGCCGTGAGATTTTGGGACAGGTCGATCCCTGGCAGTACCTTCTCGCTTCGATGCCGCTCGGAGACTTCGCGCGCCACGCTTTCCTGGCGCGCAAGCAGGACCACGTCGCAGTCCCCCTTCGCAGCCGCGACCGTTGCGAGCGCAGTGCCAAACGCCCCCGCACCGACGACAACGACTTTTTTCCTGTCACTCATGCTTTTGCGCCCCTCTTGCCGGAACCGAGCAGCGCTGCCGCATCAGCATCGAGTGGCCAGCGTGAGCGCGGCGCGACGGAAAGGGGATCGGCCTCCAGTCCGGTCGCCATTCGCTCGAGCGCTGCCCAGGCAATCATGGCGGCGTTGTCGGTACAGAGCGCATGGGGCGGCGCGACGAACCGAAAGCCGCGCCGGGCGCAAAGCTTCTCCAGCGTCTGACGCAGGACCAGGTTCGCTGCCACACCTCCCGCGACGACGAGCGCGGGCGATCCCACGTCCGCAAACTCCTTCTTGAAACGCTCGAGGCCGCGTCCGATGCGATCTTCCAGCGTGCGCGAGACCGCCTTCTGGAACGAGGCGCAGATGTCGGCAACGTCCTGGTCGGTCAACGGCTCTATCGACTGCGCGGCCTGGCGAACGGCCGTCTTTAGGCCGGAGAAGGAAAAGTCGAGCCGCGCTTCACCGACCAGGGGCCGGGGCAGCGGAAAGCGATCCGCATTGCCGTTTCGCGCCGCGCGCTCGACCGCGGGTCCCCCCGGATAAGGCAGGCCCAGAAGCTTCGCCGTCTTGTCGAAGGCTTCTCCGAGCGCATCGTCGATGGTCGTGCCCCAGCGTTCATACTTGTCGACCCCGCGCACGAGGATCAGCTGCGTATGTCCGCCCGAGACGAGAAGCATGAGATAGGGGAAGGACAGCCCGTCCGTCAGCCGCGCCGTGAGCGCGTGTCCCTCGAGATGATTGATTGCGTAGAGGGGCTTTCCTGTGGCGCGTGCGATCGCCTTGCCCGTCATGAGGCCGACGATCAGGCCGCCGATCAGCCCCGGTCCGCTTGTCGCCGCAATCGCATCAACGTCGGCAAGCTTGAGGTCCGCCCGCAACAGGGCCTCGGAAATCAGACTGTCCAGTGCTTCGACATGCGCGCGCGCCGCAATTTCCGGCACGACGCCGCCATAGGCGCTATGCTCGTCAAGCTGGCTCAGCACCACCTCTCCGAGGATTGTGCCTTCCCCGCTTTCGGAGCGCCGCACGACAGCCGCGGCGGTCTCGTCGCAGCTTGTCTCGATGCCGAGTATGGTGAGATGGGACGACATGAAGCACGCTGGTTGATTGCGATGGCTGCGAAAGCCGGTTACGAGAACTCCCGGTAACAACGGATGACGGCGGATGCAAACAAAACCTTTCAGGATCGGCACGCGGGGCAGTCCCCTGGCCATGGCCCAGGCTCACGAAACGCGCGCGCGCCTCATGGCCGCCCACGGCCTTCCGGAAGAGATGTTCGAGATCGTGGTCCTTTCAACGAAAGGCGACCGCATTACCGACCGGTCGCTGGCCCTCATCGGAGGCAAGGGTCTCTTCACGGAAGAGATCGAAGCCCAGCTTTCGTCCGGAGAGCTCGACTTCGCGGTGCACTCCTCCAAGGACATGCCGACGAAGCTTCCCGAGGGGCTCGAGCTTGCAGCTTTCCTGCCCCGCGAGGACATACGCGACGCATTCATCGGCCGCACATCGAAACGCCTCTTGGAACTGCCTGAAAATGCAACGGTCGGCTCCGCCTCCCTGAGGCGCCAGGCTCTCATTCGCAGGCTTCGCCCGGATCTCAATGTTGTCGTGTTCCGCGGTCAGGTCGAGACGCGGCTGCGCAAGCTCGACGAGGGCCAGGCCGATGCCACCCTGCTCGCTTTCGCGGGCCTGAAGCGCCTCGGCAAGAGCGACATCCCCACGGAGCTCCTCGATCCCGATCAGTTTCCGCCCGCCCCGGCGCAGGGCGCCATATGCGTCGAGGCGCGAAGGGACGATCGCCGTGTGCGCGACCTGCTCTCAGCGATCGACGATGCGACCACCCATCAGGCGGTCGCCTGCGAACGCAGCTTCCTCGCTTCGCTGGACGGCTCCTGTCGCACCCCGATCGCGGGCTACGCGGTATCGGACGGAATGCAAGTCCGGTTCCGCGGCATGATCCTCACCCCGGACGGCACCCGGTTCCACGAGGTCGAGGAGACGGGCCACGCTTCGGCCGCGGCGATGGTCGGTGAAAGAGCGGGCGTGCGCATCCGGGAAGAGGCGGGCTCCTCCTTCTTCGAGAGCTGGAGCTGATGCGCGTACTCGTCATCCGCCCCGAGCCTTCTGCCCAGCGTACCGCAAGAAAACTCACTTCGCTCGGTCACGACCCTATCGTCTTGCCGCTTGCGGCAGCCGAGAATGACACCGACGGGACACGGGAAGCGCTGAAGGAGCCGCACTCGTCGCTCGCCATCACGAGCGCGCAGGCGGTGCGCGTCCTGCAGTCCCTCGGCCCCGAGCTGGATCGACACCTCCTTTCGACGGTCTTCGCCGTTGGCCGATCGACGGCCCGTGTTGCGACAGAGACGGGCTTCCGGACCGTTCTCACCGCCGAAGGCGACGGCCG contains:
- the tsaD gene encoding tRNA (adenosine(37)-N6)-threonylcarbamoyltransferase complex transferase subunit TsaD, with product MSSHLTILGIETSCDETAAAVVRRSESGEGTILGEVVLSQLDEHSAYGGVVPEIAARAHVEALDSLISEALLRADLKLADVDAIAATSGPGLIGGLIVGLMTGKAIARATGKPLYAINHLEGHALTARLTDGLSFPYLMLLVSGGHTQLILVRGVDKYERWGTTIDDALGEAFDKTAKLLGLPYPGGPAVERAARNGNADRFPLPRPLVGEARLDFSFSGLKTAVRQAAQSIEPLTDQDVADICASFQKAVSRTLEDRIGRGLERFKKEFADVGSPALVVAGGVAANLVLRQTLEKLCARRGFRFVAPPHALCTDNAAMIAWAALERMATGLEADPLSVAPRSRWPLDADAAALLGSGKRGAKA
- the hemC gene encoding hydroxymethylbilane synthase, with product MQTKPFRIGTRGSPLAMAQAHETRARLMAAHGLPEEMFEIVVLSTKGDRITDRSLALIGGKGLFTEEIEAQLSSGELDFAVHSSKDMPTKLPEGLELAAFLPREDIRDAFIGRTSKRLLELPENATVGSASLRRQALIRRLRPDLNVVVFRGQVETRLRKLDEGQADATLLAFAGLKRLGKSDIPTELLDPDQFPPAPAQGAICVEARRDDRRVRDLLSAIDDATTHQAVACERSFLASLDGSCRTPIAGYAVSDGMQVRFRGMILTPDGTRFHEVEETGHASAAAMVGERAGVRIREEAGSSFFESWS